The following proteins are co-located in the Mycolicibacterium goodii genome:
- a CDS encoding aldehyde dehydrogenase family protein — MIGRRLRSMFVDGEWRAAHSRAQIELIDPSTERWIAGAADGDTHDVAAAASAARAAAPDWGRTAPEERAALLDALADAVDKRQDEIARLVTAQNGTVLSRSRRTNGTRPVALYRHFADVARSFHPERYDGEAQGIIRREPLGVVGIIVPWNAPQSLLANKIGPALAAGCTAVIKPAAETSLDALLLAQMASAEGFPPGVINVVTGGRRTGAALVDCNDVDMVSFTGSTSAGRQIAARCGHMLRPLLAELGGKSAAVLLDDADLDVFAAKLIATCLPNTGQVCYACTRIIAPRALFDDVVDVVTHVLSQARVGDPLDPGVDFGPLVSEAQRRRVEQYIATARADGATVAFGGDRPPDTTAGYYVQPTVLVDVDRSMPVFREEIFGPVVVVVAHDGDDDAVTIANDSSYGLGGAVFSRDHGRAIEVARHTQTGGMSINGADRGASAPFYGYKDSGLGGVPGLEAHLAYKFIADAANAKRNVRA; from the coding sequence GTGATCGGACGCCGGCTCAGATCGATGTTCGTCGACGGCGAGTGGCGGGCCGCCCATTCCCGCGCCCAGATCGAGCTCATCGATCCCTCCACCGAGCGGTGGATCGCCGGTGCCGCCGATGGCGACACCCATGACGTCGCCGCGGCGGCGTCAGCGGCGCGTGCGGCAGCGCCGGACTGGGGCCGCACCGCACCCGAGGAGCGCGCCGCACTCCTGGACGCGCTGGCCGATGCAGTCGACAAGCGGCAAGACGAAATCGCCCGCCTGGTGACGGCACAGAACGGCACCGTGCTGTCGCGGTCGCGGCGAACCAACGGCACCCGGCCGGTGGCTCTGTACCGACATTTCGCCGACGTCGCGCGGTCCTTCCACCCGGAACGGTACGACGGCGAGGCCCAGGGGATCATCCGACGGGAGCCCTTGGGGGTGGTGGGCATCATCGTCCCGTGGAATGCGCCACAGTCGCTGCTCGCCAACAAGATCGGGCCGGCATTGGCCGCCGGCTGCACGGCAGTGATCAAACCCGCCGCCGAAACATCCTTGGACGCATTGCTTCTCGCGCAGATGGCGTCCGCAGAAGGATTCCCACCTGGCGTGATCAACGTCGTCACCGGCGGCCGCCGAACCGGTGCCGCGTTGGTCGACTGCAATGACGTCGACATGGTGTCGTTCACCGGCTCCACATCCGCCGGCAGGCAGATCGCCGCGCGCTGCGGTCACATGCTCAGGCCACTTCTCGCCGAGCTCGGTGGAAAGTCAGCCGCCGTGCTCCTTGATGACGCCGACCTCGATGTCTTCGCCGCCAAGCTGATCGCGACCTGCCTGCCCAACACCGGTCAAGTCTGTTACGCCTGCACCCGAATCATCGCTCCGAGGGCCCTGTTCGACGATGTGGTGGACGTGGTGACACACGTGCTCAGCCAGGCACGCGTCGGTGACCCGCTGGACCCCGGAGTCGATTTCGGTCCTCTGGTGAGTGAAGCCCAGCGGAGACGCGTCGAGCAGTACATCGCCACGGCACGCGCCGACGGGGCCACGGTGGCCTTCGGTGGTGACCGTCCCCCGGATACGACCGCCGGCTACTACGTACAGCCGACTGTGCTCGTCGACGTCGACCGGTCCATGCCGGTGTTCCGGGAGGAGATTTTCGGCCCGGTCGTCGTCGTGGTCGCCCACGACGGCGATGACGACGCTGTGACCATCGCCAACGATTCCTCCTACGGCCTTGGCGGCGCGGTGTTCAGCCGGGACCACGGCAGAGCGATCGAGGTCGCGCGGCACACTCAGACCGGCGGCATGTCGATCAACGGCGCCGACCGCGGAGCCTCCGCGCCGTTCTACGGCTACAAGGACAGCGGACTGGGCGGCGTCCCCG